A genomic region of Zea mays cultivar B73 chromosome 6, Zm-B73-REFERENCE-NAM-5.0, whole genome shotgun sequence contains the following coding sequences:
- the LOC100284277 gene encoding zinc finger, C2H2 type family protein, with translation MPHVLSFLHLHLPLNTAPLHSFRVHRTRHSHPHLSLRTRRASATAAAAEAENPSASADVEMVRGRDGVWTARSPTVVVLWDLDNKPPRGPPFPAATALIGAASLLGRVVSISAFANRHAFSHLPGWVTAERRARRALDRSERAGVVVPSVPYSCSVCGRRFPTRPDLTRHFRQLHERERNKKLSRLRSLKGKKRQKFRERFITGNTKYEDAARELLTPKVGYGLASELRRAGVHVRTVPDKPQAADHALKRQVKHSVACGVDWLVLVSDDSDFTDTVRNARAADLRTVVVGDGCRALGKVADIWLPWDRVENGEVDEEMLRSCTFSEYREDQGTERDGQFIGDWDAGDFDDVVDDIVGTRTSLLGATTMSAFADEDIADGIFGVELTGDNMFWSCDDEEEDDYL, from the coding sequence ATGCCCCATGTCCTCTCcttcctccacctccacctcccgcTCAACACTGCCCCTTTGCATTCCTTCCGAGTCCATCGCACTCGCCACTCCCACCCTCACCTCTCCCTCCGTACTCGGCGCGCCTCAGCGACGGCGGCGGCCGCCGAAGCAGAGAACCCGTCCGCATCGGCGGACGTCGAGATGGTCCGCGGGCGGGACGGTGTTTGGACGGCGCGGTCCCCAACTGTGGTGGTCCTGTGGGATCTCGACAACAAGCCCCCGCGCGGGCCGCCGTTCCCGGCCGCAACCGCCCTCATCGGCGCCGCCTCTCTCCTCGGCCGCGTCGTCTCGATTTCGGCCTTCGCCAACCGCCACGCCTTCTCCCACCTCCCTGGCTGGGTCACCGCCGAGCGCCGCGCCCGCCGCGCCCTCGACCGCTCCGAGCGCGCGGGGGTCGTCGTCCCTTCCGTGCCCTACTCCTGCTCCGTCTGTGGCCGGCGCTTCCCTACCCGCCCCGATCTCACCCGCCACTTCCGCCAGCTTCACGAGCGCGAGCGAAACAAGAAGCTCTCCCGCCTCCGCTCCCTCAAGGGCAAGAAGCGGCAGAAGTTCCGCGAGCGGTTCATCACCGGCAACACCAAGTACGAGGATGCCGCGCGGGAGCTCCTCACCCCCAAGGTAGGGTACGGGCTTGCCTCCGAGCTCCGGCGCGCGGGCGTCCACGTCCGCACCGTCCCCGACAAGCCGCAGGCCGCAGACCACGCGCTTAAGCGTCAGGTGAAGCACTCCGTCGCCTGTGGCGTCGATTGGCTGGTGCTCGTCTCTGACGACTCGGATTTCACCGATACGGTGCGTAATGCACGCGCTGCCGACCTGAGGACGGTCGTGGTGGGCGACGGTTGCCGCGCTCTTGGCAAGGTTGCTGACATTTGGTTGCCATGGGACCGAGTTGAGAATGGGGAGGTTGATGAGGAGATGCTGAGGAGTTGCACGTTTTCAGAGTACCGAGAAGATCAGGGAACTGAGCGGGATGGGCAGTTCATAGGGGATTGGGATGCAGGTGACTTTGATGATGTTGTTGACGATATTGTTGGAACTAGAACCAGTTTGCTTGGAGCTACGACAATGTCTGCGTTTGCTGACGAGGACATTGCAGATGGCATATTTGGAGTTGAATTGACCGGGGATAACATGTTTTGGAGTTGTGACGATGAGGAAGAGGATGATTACTTGTGA